The Methylocystis sp. ATCC 49242 region GCGGCGAGCGTCATGCCCGCGCCCGCGACGACCGCCTGAAGCAGGGAGACGCCGATGACGCCGCGCGATACGGCGCGGATCGTGTCGCCCGCGAGAGCGACGAAGCGCGCGCCCTGCGCGCCGTCGATCCGAGACGCGAGATTTTCGACCACGGCGACGAGAGGCTCGGCGTAAAGGAACAGAAACCCCATGACGACGACCGACAGCAGGAATTTCAGCGTGCCGACGCCGGCGCTGCTGACCGCCTCGATAAGCTTCTCGCCGAGCGGCTTCAATTGCGGGAGCAAAGGCGCGAGCGCGCTGCGCATATTGGTCGAGGCGAGTGACCAGAAGTCGTAGAGCTGCTGCCCGATGAGCGGCCATTCCTTCACCGACGCCACCGGCGGCGGAACGGCAAGCTTCCCCGCGTTGACGCTGTCGATTAGGCCCGTCGAGGCTTCGATCAGATCGAGGCCGAGCCAGGTGACGGGGCCGACGACCAGCACGAGGCTCATGCAGGTGAGCGCCACGGCGGCCAGACGCGGCCGGCCGCCGAGACGGGACGAAAGCCATGCGAAAACAGGATAAAGCGCGACCGCCATGATCACGCTCCAGGCGATGATCGGCGCGAATGGAAAAACGATGACCGCCGTCCAATAGATGAGGATGGCGATGAGCGAGAGCCGGATAGCGAGCTCGATCGCATTGTGGTCGCGTAGCGAGGCCCCATCGCCTGCTTCGGGCTTTCTTGCGCTTTTCCAAAAAACATCCATCCATCTGTGACTTCTGGGAGCGACGATCCGTTCGTCCGGTGGAGGGCTCATGGGGGGCCATATGTTGGAGTTGAGTATCAGAATACGTTGGCGCGATCGCGCGGCCAAGGCGACCGCCGCTCGAAACGAGCAGGGAACTCATTGACCGATCAACGACCGCTTTTATACTCCTGTCGTTCGGACAATCGCTCAAATTCGTGAGTTATTTTATGCGAGCGATTTTTTCCCGCCCTACAAAAGGAGCGCTTCCATGCTCGATCCAACCGCTGGATTGCCCACCGGGGTGTTTGGTCTCACTGCGAATGGCACGGTCATCGCGCAAGATGTCGCGCAGGCCCTTCTTCTCGCAAAGGCGGCGCCGGCTGGGGCGTCGGGGTTCATTCTCTTCGTGGATCCGGATCTTGACGGCTATCTTGCCGAGATCGTTTCTGCGCTCGAGACGGCCGCCGCAGCGAAGCCACCTCAGTATCGCCGTTGGGCGCTCGTTGTCCCCGACGACGCCGTCAGTGAAGCCGAACAATATAAAGGCGGCGGAGAGCCGACCATCTTCCCGTGCAGCCGCCGCCAGGACGCCCTCTCATGGGCGAGTGGAGAGTGAGCGCGGCGAGAGGGGCAACTGCTGCGCCGAACGCAATGCCTGGGAGATGTTGCGCACACTCTAGAGGGTGTTATGTACTTTGGTGATTGATTGTCTTAGTAGAATCGGATGTCTCCGATTCGCAAACCTTATCCGTCTGACGTCAGCGACGAAGAATGGTCGCTGGTTGCGCCTTATCTGACGCTCATGGACGAATGTCAATGGCGGGGACAAAATGTGCATGAAGGCGGGGTAAAAGTGTACCGGTCTGGTTTCGAGAAAAGGGCCGCACGGCCCTTGTAGTTTAGTTGACGCGCGCGTTGAACCGCGCTGCGCTACGCTCCGCGCGCCTCAACGCCCGCGTCAACTAGAGGGTGTTATGCACCTTGGATCATGAAATCTGCTGCGCGCTTGAGCATGAGACATGCGAAGGCGACGACGTGGAGTCCTGCGAGGGTCTGAGCATAGCGCTCGTAGTCTTTGACGAGCCGCCTGCATCGCGTCGCCCAGGCGAATGAACGCTCGACCACCCAGCGCTTGGGCAGCAACACGAAGCCTTTTTTGGCCTCGGCGAGTTTGACGACGCAAGGCTCGGCGCCCTGCGCCTTTGCGGCCTCGGACGCCTTTTCGCCGGTGTAGCCCTGATCGACATAAACGAGTTCGACGCTTTCGCCTGTCACATCCTGCACGGCTGCGATGAGCTTGCCGGCCTCGGCGCGGTCATCGACATTCGCCGGCGTGACATGCAACGCCAGCAAAGGGCCCAATGTGTCGACTGCCATGTGCAGCTTCGAGCCGCGCTTTCGCTTCGCGCCGTCATAGCCCGCTCGTGGGCCGCTCTCAGGGGTCGAGCGCAAGGTGCGGCTGTCGATGATCGCCGCCGTCGGCTCCGCCGCCCGCCCGGAAGCGACGCGCAACTGGGCGCGCAGATCCTGCGCAAGCGCCTCGAACACGCCCGCCGACAGCCAGCGCTGCGATTGCTGATACACGGCGAACCATGGCGGCAGATCGTTGGGCATGGCGCGCGCCAGGCGATGCCGTAGCGCAGCACGTAACGCAGGCCGTTGAACAGCTCGCGCAGCGAATGTTGACGCTGCGGCGCGCCTTCGTCCATGAGCGTCAGATAAGGCGCAACCAGCGACCATTCTTCGTCGCTGACGTCAGACGGATAAGGTTTGCGAATCGGAGACATCCGATTCTACTAAGACAATCAATCACCAAAGTACATAACACCCTCTAAACTACAAGGGCCGTGCGGCCCTTTTCTCGAAACCAGACCGGTACACTTTTACGCCGCCTTCATGCACATTTTGTCCCCGCCATTGACAACAGATTACGTTTACAAAATCAATAACTCGAACATGAATAGCCGATATCTGCCGAACTTTGACCCTGCACCTGACTATGCCTGCTGAGCCCGCAGCAAGCCCTGTTGTGCCTTTCGCAGACGCAGCTGGGCTTTTTGTACCTTCACCGCCTTCTTGTCGGCCTT contains the following coding sequences:
- a CDS encoding AI-2E family transporter; translated protein: MDVFWKSARKPEAGDGASLRDHNAIELAIRLSLIAILIYWTAVIVFPFAPIIAWSVIMAVALYPVFAWLSSRLGGRPRLAAVALTCMSLVLVVGPVTWLGLDLIEASTGLIDSVNAGKLAVPPPVASVKEWPLIGQQLYDFWSLASTNMRSALAPLLPQLKPLGEKLIEAVSSAGVGTLKFLLSVVVMGFLFLYAEPLVAVVENLASRIDGAQGARFVALAGDTIRAVSRGVIGVSLLQAVVAGAGMTLAAVPGASVLTLLVLILGIVQVGPGLVTVPVAIWAWLSLSPLPALGLTICLGAVSLSDALVKPFFLSRGLTTPMIVTFVGVIGGILAHGIIGLFVGPIVVAVAWNLADAWLHDRDAGSGR